In Aspergillus luchuensis IFO 4308 DNA, chromosome 1, nearly complete sequence, the following are encoded in one genomic region:
- a CDS encoding putative transcription factor RfeG (COG:S;~EggNog:ENOG410PRVB), producing the protein MTGRLGYEGRPERQNEYFIPGDGISREVIQADICRYLGNDALVRPGNHNGRQGYFIRAYRNLTSEMIADLKKDSARWEADVIRRADQGYPRGSYQQELSYSQPPSMPAASYPVSAIHEGRQQGGPSPPPAFSAPPPTQTFQVDPYAQSYQATQSPPYPPASTYTGPNHSPYGSAPNPYPSGQIPYTTSSQPPVTAEMHPSSYTYGPGYYENGRSNAPRYPGPGYETEQDYSPVTTGIPYPTTTAPDPRIGMDPRYTPEASYPPADRNRPQPARGGEAPRRTR; encoded by the exons ATGACTGGCCGTCTTGGATATGAGGGGCGCCCGGAGCGTCAAAACGAATACTTCATTCCTGGCGATGGTATCAGCCGGGAAGTCATCCAAGCAGACATTTGCCGTTACCTTGGAAATGATGCGCTCGTAAGACCCGGAAACCACAAT GGTCGTCAGGGTTATTTCATTCGCGCCTACCGGAATCTCACCTCT GAAATGATTGCTGACCTCAAAAAAGACTCGGCTCGGTGGGAGGCCGATGTTATACGTCGGGCTGACCAGGGCTATCCCAGAGGTAGCTACCAACAAGAATTAAGCTATTCCCAGCCACCCAGCATGCCCGCGGCGTCCTACCCGGTATCTGCCATTCATGAAGGACGTCAGCAGGGAGGGCCATCCCCTCCGCCTGCCTTCTCAGCTCCTCCCCCTACTCAGACATTCCAGGTGGATCCATATGCACAATCGTACCAGGCGACTCAGAGTCCCCCGTACCCACCTGCATCAACTTACACCGGCCCCAACCATTCACCCTATGGATCTGCCCCGAACCCCTACCCTAGTGGTCAGATCCCCTACACTACTTCCAGCCAACCTCCGGTGACTGCTGAAATGCACCCGTCGTCATACACGTATGGCCCTGGCTATTATGAGAATGGAAGGAGCAATGCCCCCAGGTATCCCGGGCCTGGCTATGAAACCGAACAGGACTATTCTCCAGTTACCACCGGGATCCCTTACCCTACTACCACAGCCCCGGACCCTCGGATAGGAATGGATCCCAGATACACTCCTGAGGCATCATACCCTCCGGCAGACCGCAATAGGCCACAACCAGCCAGAGGCGGGGAAGCCCCTCGCCGGACTAGGTAA
- the RAD30 gene encoding DNA-directed DNA polymerase eta (BUSCO:EOG09261801;~COG:L;~EggNog:ENOG410PFN6;~InterPro:IPR017961,IPR036775,IPR043502,IPR001126, IPR041298,IPR043128;~PFAM:PF00817,PF18439,PF11799;~go_function: GO:0003684 - damaged DNA binding [Evidence IEA];~go_process: GO:0006281 - DNA repair [Evidence IEA]), whose amino-acid sequence MSHSSPEPVPSTFTSADSLKTHSRYTYRHLQLLRQSSTATPLRVIAHVDLDAFYAQCEMVRLRTPRTVPLAVRQWDSLIAINYPARSFGITRMISAAEAKKLCPDIILQHVATFREGEGGKWAYRNDAFKRMNTDKVCLDPYRAESRKILKVMKEELARWHRELVGDEQGASTQSTVQHAGLEKASVDEVFIDLSPLVHGVLLQRFPELRAGLQGDDRVTPLPVPPTTALEWDFEDCLIDLDEHETEVDDPDWDDIAILIGSEIVRSVRAAVWDRLQYTCSAGVAKNKMMAKLGSACNKPNKQTIVRNRAVQRFLSGYKFTKIRMLGGKLGDQVTAMFGTEQVSDLLKVSLEQFRAKLDDDTATWLYGIIRGEDKSEVNSRTQIKSMLSAKSFRPSINSVDQADKWLSIFAADIFGRLVEDGVLEHKRRPKTVALHHRQGAQVRSRQLPIPGSVPIDETLLFELGKTLFRQVIADGRAWPCANLSLSVGGFEDGVSKNRAIDSFLLRGEQAKASQPKRDLMAEESSDAQQPDEKRQKLENNGIKRFFLKPPETDLHPDQDDPEAEDMGTELNEHENPALQPKDPSSELIETLPEGYTCSRCGSVLPEHERGEHDDWHFAKDLADEERQASSVPQQSPVPTSKPGASNARTKANRSNRGKPEKGQTRLKFG is encoded by the coding sequence ATGTCACACTCTTCCCCGGAACCCGTCCCGTCGACTTTTACGTCCGCCGATTCCTTGAAGACCCATTCACGCTACACCTATCGTCACCTACAGCTTCTCCGTCAAAGTTCAACAGCAACACCCCTGCGAGTGATTGCTCATGTCGATCTCGATGCCTTCTACGCACAATGTGAAATGGTGCGCCTGAGGACACCCCGCACGGTCCCTTTAGCTGTACGACAATGGGACTCGCTCATTGCGATAAACTATCCAGCACGATCCTTCGGTATAACGAGAATGATATCGGCAGCAGAAGCTAAGAAGCTATGTCCGGATATCATCCTACAACATGTGGCCACGTTccgggaaggagaaggtgggaaATGGGCATACAGAAACGATGCGTTCAAGCGGATGAACACCGATAAGGTGTGCCTCGATCCATACCGGGCGGAATCGCGCAAAATCTTGAaggtgatgaaggaggaaCTGGCGAGATGGCATAGGGAGCTGGTTGGTGACGAACAGGGAGCTAGCACTCAGTCTACAGTACAGCACGCTGGTCTTGAAAAAGCTAGCGTTGATGAAGTCTTCATTGATCTGTCACCTCTTGTGCACGGTGTCCTCCTTCAACGGTTTCCTGAACTGAGAGCTGGACTGCAAGGTGATGACCGTGTCACTCCACTTCCTGTCCCGCCTACGACTGCGCTTGAGTGGGACTTTGAGGATTGTTTGATCGATCTGGACGAACATGAGACGGAAGTTGATGACCCTGACTGGGATGACATCGCTATACTGATAGGGTCTGAGATTGTTCGGTCGGTCAGGGCAGCTGTTTGGGATCGGCTCCAATACACTTGCTCTGCGGGTGTTGCCAAGAACAAGATGATGGCAAAATTAGGGAGCGCCTGCAACAAGCCGAACAAGCAGACCATTGTTCGGAACCGTGCTGTACAACGATTTCTCAGTGGCTACAAATTCACAAAGATTAGGATGCTTGGGGGTAAGCTTGGTGACCAGGTTACCGCAATGTTTGGAACAGAACAAGTGAGTGACCTTCTGAAGGTGTCTCTCGAGCAATTTCGCGCCAAACTGGATGACGATACTGCTACCTGGCTTTACGGAATCATCCGGGGAGAAGACAAAAGTGAGGTCAACTCGCGGACCCAAATCAAATCGATGCTTTCAGCCAAGTCGTTCAGGCCGAGCATAAATTCGGTTGACCAGGCAGACAAATGGCTTAGTATTTTTGCGGCCGATATTTTTGGCCGCCTTGTTGAGGATGGCGTTCTTGAGCACAAGCGCCGCCCAAAAACAGTTGCTTTGCATCACCGTCAAGGGGCTCAGGTTCGCTCCCGTCAACTTCCCATTCCCGGATCAGTACCCATCGATGAAACATTGCTCTTTGAGCTTGGGAAAACACTCTTCCGGCAGGTCATAGCAGACGGACGTGCATGGCCCTGCGCCAATCTCTCCTTGAGCGTTGGTGGATTCGAAGACGGCGTCTCGAAGAACCGGGCAATAgactctttcctccttcgcGGTGAACAGGCAAAAGCCTCACAACCGAAGAGAGATCTGATGGCTGAAGAGTCGTCGGATGCTCAGCAACCCGATGAGAAACGCCAGAAGCTGGAAAACAATGGCATTAAGCGGTTTTTCCTCAAGCCGCCGGAGACTGACCTACACCCTGACCAGGATGAtcctgaagcagaagatatGGGAACCGAGCTCAACGAGCATGAAAACCCAGCCCTTCAGCCCAAGGACCCCTCATCTGAGCTAATAGAAACGTTACCAGAGGGTTATACCTGCAGTCGCTGCGGCAGCGTACTACCAGAGCACGAGAGGGGTGAACATGATGATTGGCACTTTGCCAAAGACCTGGCAGATGAAGAACGACAGGCATCCAGCGTTCCTCAACAGTCACCAGTACCCACAAGCAAACCCGGAGCATCTAATGCTCGTACTAAGGCCAATCGTAGCAATCGGGGTAAGCCAGAGAAGGGGCAAACTCGTCTCAAATTCGGGTAA
- a CDS encoding uncharacterized protein (COG:S;~EggNog:ENOG410PP1R), whose product MPRRGRAREYDEEDMYEVERDVYPRRGRDERFFEEDIRYKRRGSEGLPLDKLERLHLEAQRKPEMLREPHGYPRDLAPPILRLEPEDLEPPRERPRRLKKDWDEQPPLRGRPRSRDQDIEEEITFREETDRRYTDSESDSDIVLVPRKERPVHRRRYEIPEVAPKPRSRSLLEERRLRELDYKQGDVRLRRPDVEEHHRRHRSGPFCERSSHSRHRHRSHRHKSLDDADDELDEEVDEEEVSFWDPRERRPERSVEEKEIIFERRERSSSPEIAIPRAPSPGHGRPIRDGFRTKPSMPRAHNPEITLTEAEFRERERRRKGQRDKEEILFLRREEEEFPQPRREKVVPIDPPRPRSMEREKERLTVIRRDGSRESLVEEEFEEEDIYRLRGHRTPPRKDIKTMEELDIVRAEPKEEKRTEIVTQEIKPSRYGDRESKLVVKDVKESDNIPERQLGRIGRRYVGLKDRRDGLWTEITKDLIVREALERSGYEYEETESFYYIFSYLEQNDVDALIERSEEIRRARRRRIQEIHRERAALPRVVAPPPPPLIPAAEKAAPLLLDNQPPPPRFVRDERRKKERDLVVEGNRWRGPQRPGRW is encoded by the exons ATGCCCCGACGAGGTCGTGCTCGAGAATacgacgaggaggacatGTACGAAGTTGAGCGTGATGTGTATCCACGACGAGGCAGGGATGAGCGTTTCTTCGAGGAAGATATAAGATACAAACGTCGAGGATCGGAGGGACTACCGCTTGACAAACTTGAACGCTTACACCTGGAAGCTCAAAGAAAACCGGAGATGTTACGTGAGCCTCATGGCTATCCTCGTGATTTAGCGCCTCCAATTCTGAGACTTGAGCCAGAAGACCTTGAACCACCTCGTGAGAGACCGCGCCGCTTGAAGAAAGACTGGGATGAACAACCCCCTCTTCGCGGACGGCCTCGTTCGAGGGACCAGGATATAGAGGAAGAGATCACGTTTCGCGAGGAAACGGATCGAAGATACACTGATAGCGAGTCTGACAGTGATATCGTTCTTGTGCCGAGAAAAGAACGACCGGTGCATCGACGCAGGTATGAGATTCCAGAGGTCGCACCTAAACCACGCAGTCGGAGTCTTCTGGAGGAAAGGAGACTGCGAGAACTGGATTATAAGCAAGGTGACGTGCGACTTCGAAGGCCCGATGTGGAAGAACACCATAGGAGGCACCGCAGTGGCCCTTTCTGTGAGAGGTCATCGCATTCGCGACACAGGCACAGATCACACCGACACAAAAGTTTAGATGATGCTGACGACGAGCTCGATGAAgaggtcgatgaggaggaagtctCATTCTGGGACCCTAGGGAAAGAAGACCTGAGCGAAGTGTTGAGGAAAAGGAGATTATCTTCGAAAGACGGGAAAGGTCGTCATCTCCAGAAATTGCAATCCCTAGAGCTCCATCGCCGGGGCATGGTAGGCCTATTCGTGATG GCTTTAGAACAAAGCCTAGCATGCCTCGAGCTCATAACCCTGAGATCACACTTACAGAAGCAGAATTTCGCGAACG TGAGAGACGCCGGAAAGGACAACGGGATAAGGAAGAGATCCTCTTTCTTCGacgagaggaagaggaattcCCTCAACCTCGGCGGGAAAAGGTTGTACCTATCGACCCTCCGAGGCCTAGGTCAATGGAGCGCGAGAAGGAAAGGCTTACAGTGATACGGCGGGATGGTAGCCGAGAGTCCCTCGTCGAAGAAGAatttgaagaagaggatatcTACAGGCTCCGTGGGCATCGCACACCTCCTAGGAAGGACATTAAGAcgatggaggagctggatatTGTCAGAGCCGAacccaaggaagagaaacggACTGAGATAGTTACACAAGAAATCAAGCCTTCACGATACGGCGATCGTGAGTCTAAGCTTGTTGTTAAAGACGTGAAAGAGTCTGACAATATCCCGGAACGACAACTTGGGCGAATAGGACGACGATACGTTGGACTCAAAGACCGTCGTGACGGCCTTTGGACGGAGATTACGAAGGACCTGATAGTGAGAGAGGCCCTTGAGCGGTCTGGCTATGAGTATGAGGAGACCGAGTCCTTCTATTACATATTTTCCTACCTCGAGCAG AACGACGTCGACGCACTGATTGAGCGCTCGGAAGAGATTCGGCGTGCACGCCGTCGTCGAATTCAAGAGATCCACCGTGAGCGAGCAGCTCTGCCTCGTGTAgttgctcctcctccaccacctctgATACCTGCAGCCGAGAAAGCAGCGCCCCTGCTTCTCGacaaccaaccaccacctccccgctTCGTTCGGGATGagcggagaaagaaggaacgGGATCTGGTCGTCGAGGGCAACCGCTGGAGGGGCCCTCAGCGCCCAGGGCGGTGGTGA